A genome region from Cervus canadensis isolate Bull #8, Minnesota chromosome 10, ASM1932006v1, whole genome shotgun sequence includes the following:
- the LOC122448950 gene encoding histone-lysine N-methyltransferase PRDM9-like, producing the protein MRPNRSPEESTEGDASRTEWKPTDKDAFKDISVYFSKEEWEEMGEWEKIRYKNMKRNYEALIAIGFRATQPDFMHHHRQVIKPQVDDPEDSDEEWTPRQQGKPSSMPFRVEHSKHQKRMARAPLSKESSLKELPGAAKSLKTSGSKQAQKPVPHHRKARTPGQHPRQKVELRRKETGVKRYSLRERKGHIYQEVSEPQDDDYLYCEECQNFFIDSCAAHGPPTFVKDCAVERGHANRSALTLPPGLSIRLSGIPDAGLGVWNEASDLPLGLHFGPYEGKITDDEEAAKSGYAWQITKGRNCYEYVDGKDTSWANWMRYVNCARDNEEQNLVAFQYHGQIFYRTCQVVRPGCELLVWYGDEYGQDLGIKRNSRGKSELATRREPKPKIHPCASCSLAFSSQKFLSQHTQRSHPSQTLLRPSERDLLQPEDPCPGNQNQRYSDPHSPNEKPEGREAKDRPQPLLKSVRLKRISRVSAYSPRVEMGGSGVHERMKDEPSTSQKLNPEDTGTLLTGAGVSGIMRFKYGECGQGSKDRSSLSTHERTHTGEKPYVCGECGRSFSKNFNLITHQRTHTGEKPYVCGECGRSFSQKSVLVRHQRTHTGEKPYVCRECGRSFSQKSVLIIHQRTHTGEKPYVCRDCGKSFNDKSNLISHERTHTGEKPHVCRECGRRFSQKAHLIIHQRTHTGEKPYVCGECGRSFIQKSDFIIHQRTHTGEKPYVCGECGRSFRQKSALITHQRTHTGEKPYVCGECGQSFSKNFNLITHQRTHTGEKPYVCRECGRSFSRKYLLITHQRTHTGEKPHVCRECGRSFSQKSHLISHKRTHTGEKPYVCGECGRSFSRKSVLIRHQRTHTGEKPYVCGESCSAQALMPQLLSPKEKACDGSQAHRHQQH; encoded by the exons ATGAGGCCGAACAGGTCTCCAGAGGAGAGCACTGAGGGAGATGCCAGTAGAACAGAGTGGAAGCCCACG gACAAAGATGCTTTCAAAGACATCTCCGTatacttctccaaggaagaatgggaagagatgggagaatgggaaaaaatccgatataagaatatgaaaaggaactaCGAAGCGCTGATTGCTATAG GTTTCAGAGCCACTCAACCGGATTTCATGCATCACCACAGGCAGGTCATCAAACCCCAGGTAGATGACCCTGAGGATTCTGATGAAGAATGGACACCAAGGCAGCAAG GTAAACCTTCTTCGATGCCCTTCAGAGTGGAGCACAGTAAACACCAGAAG AGAATGGCCAGGGCACCATTAAGTAAGGAATCTAGTTTGAAGGAATTGCCAGGAGCAGCAAAATCGCTGAAGACAAGTGGCTCCAAGCAGGCTCAGAAACCAGTGCCCCATCACAGAAAAGCAAGGACCCCTGGACAGCACCCCAGACAAAAAGTCG aactcagaagaaaggagactGGAGTGAAGAGGTACAGTTTACGAGAAAGAAAGGGCCACATATACCAAGAGGTCAGCGAGCCCCAGGATGACGACTACCTCT ATTGTGAGGAGTGTCAGAACTTCTTCATCGACAGCTGTGCTGCCCATGGGCCCCCAACCTTTGTAAAGGACTGTGCAGTGGAAAGGGGGCATGCCAATCGCTCAGCCCTCACTCTGCCCCCTGGGTTAAGCATCAGACTGTCGGGCATCCCTGACGCTGGGCTTGGAGTGTGGAACGAGGCGTCCGATCTGCCGCTGGGCCTGCACTTTGGCCCCTATGAGGGCAAGATCACAGACGATGAAGAGGCCGCCAAGAGTGGATACGCCTGGCAG ATAACCAAAGGGAGGAACTGCTATGAGTATGTGGATGGAAAGGACACGTCTTGGGCCAACTGGATGAG GTATGTGAACTGTGCCCGGGACAACGAGGAGCAGAACCTGGTGGCCTTCCAGTATCACGGGCAGATCTTCTACCGAACCTGCCAGGTGGTCAGGCCGGGCTGTGAGCTGCTGGTCTGGTACGGGGACGAGTATGGTCAGGACCTTGGCATCAAGCGGAACAGCAGGGGGAAGAGTGAGCTCGCGACCAGGAGAG AACCGAAGCCCAAGATCCACCCATGTGCCTCCTGCTCTCTGGCCTTCTCCAGTCAGAAATTCCTCAGCCAACACACCCAACGCAGTCACCCCTCTCAGACCCTCCTGAGACCATCTGAAAGAGACCTCCTCCAACCAGAGGATCCCTGCCCAGGCAATCAAAATCAGCGATATTCAGATCCACACAGCCCGAACGAAAAACCTGAGGGCCGGGAGGCCAAGGACAGGCCCCAACCTTTGCTTAAAAGCGTAAGGCTGAAGAGGATTTCAAGGGTCTCTGCCTACTCACCCAGAGTAGAAATGGGGGGTTCTGGGGTGCATGAGAGAATGAAAGACGAGCCCAGCACAAGCCAGAAACTGAATCCAGAGGACACAGGCACATTGCTCACGGGGGCAGGGGTCTCAGGGATTATGAGGTTCAAGTACGGAGAGTGTGGGCAAGGCTCCAAGGACAGGTCAAGTCTCAGCACAcacgagaggacacacacaggggagaagccctatgtttgtggggagtgtggacGAAGCTTCAGTAAGAACTTCAACctcatcacacaccagaggacacacacaggggagaagccctatgtttgcggggagtgtgggcgaagcttcagtcagaagtccGTCCTcgtcagacaccagaggacacacacaggggagaagccctatgtttgcagggagtgtgggcgaagcttcagtcagaagtccGTCCTCATCatacaccagaggacacacacaggggagaagccctatgtttgcagggactgTGGGAAAAGCTTCAATGATAAGTCAAATCTCATCTCACatgagaggacacacacaggggagaagccccatgtttgcagggagtgtgggcgaagatTCAGTCAGAAGGCCCATCTCATCatccaccagaggacacacacaggggagaagccctatgtttgtggggagtgtgggcgaagcttcattCAGAAGTCAGATTTCATCatccaccagaggacacacacaggggagaagccctatgtttgtggggagtgtgggcgaagcttccgTCAGAAGTCAGCCctcatcacacaccagaggacacacacaggggagaagccctatgtttgtggggagtgtgggcaaagcttcagtaAGAACTTCAACctcatcacacaccagaggacacacacaggggagaagccctacgtttgcagggagtgtgggcgaagcttcagtcggAAGTACCTCCTCATCacccaccagaggacacacacaggggagaagccccatgtttgcagggagtgtgggcgaagcttcagtcagaagtcccATCTCATCTCCCacaagaggacacacacaggggagaagccctatgtttgcggggagtgtgggcgaagcttcagtcggAAGTccgtcctcatcagacaccagaggacacacacaggggagaagccctatgtttgcggggagt CGTGTTCTGCACAGGCCCTGATGCCTCAGCTGCTGAGCCCCAAGGAGAAGGCATGTGATGGCAGCCAGGCCCACAGGCACCAGCAGCACTGA